In one Pseudomonas fitomaticsae genomic region, the following are encoded:
- the argF gene encoding ornithine carbamoyltransferase, translating into MSARHFLSLMDCTPEELVSVIRRGVELKDLRNRGVLFEPLKNRVLGMIFEKSSTRTRISFEAGMIQLGGQAIFLSPRDTQLGRGEPIGDCAIVMSSMLDAVMIRTFAHSTLTEFAANSRVPVINGLSDDLHPCQLLADMQTFLEHRGSIQGKTVAWIGDGNNMCNSYIEAAIQFDFQLRVACPEGYEPNPEFVAKAGDRVTIVRDPKDAVRGAHLVSTDVWTSMGQEEETAKRLKLFAPYQVTRALLDLAAEDVLFLHCLPAHRGEEISLDLLDDPRSVAWDQAENRLHAQKALLEFLVEPAYHHA; encoded by the coding sequence ATGAGCGCAAGGCACTTTCTCTCCCTGATGGATTGCACGCCCGAAGAGCTGGTCAGCGTGATCCGTCGAGGCGTTGAGCTCAAGGACCTGCGTAACCGCGGCGTACTGTTCGAGCCTCTGAAAAACCGCGTCCTGGGGATGATCTTCGAGAAATCCTCGACCCGCACCCGGATCTCCTTCGAGGCCGGCATGATCCAGCTCGGCGGCCAGGCGATCTTCCTGTCGCCGCGCGACACCCAGCTGGGTCGTGGCGAGCCTATCGGTGACTGCGCCATCGTCATGTCGAGCATGCTCGATGCGGTGATGATCCGTACCTTTGCCCACAGCACCCTGACCGAATTTGCCGCCAACTCCCGCGTGCCGGTGATCAACGGCCTGTCCGACGACCTGCACCCGTGCCAGTTGCTGGCCGACATGCAGACCTTCCTCGAGCACCGCGGCTCGATCCAGGGCAAGACCGTGGCCTGGATCGGCGACGGCAACAACATGTGCAACAGCTATATAGAAGCGGCGATCCAGTTCGACTTCCAGTTGCGCGTGGCCTGTCCGGAAGGCTACGAGCCAAACCCTGAGTTCGTGGCCAAGGCCGGTGACCGCGTAACCATCGTCCGCGACCCGAAAGACGCCGTGCGCGGCGCGCATCTGGTGAGCACCGACGTCTGGACCTCCATGGGCCAGGAAGAGGAAACCGCCAAGCGCCTCAAGCTCTTCGCGCCGTACCAGGTCACCCGCGCCCTGCTCGACCTCGCGGCCGAGGACGTGTTATTCCTGCACTGCCTTCCCGCACACCGCGGCGAAGAAATCAGTCTCGACCTGCTTGATGACCCGCGCTCCGTCGCCTGGGATCAGGCAGAAAACCGTCTCCACGCACAGAAGGCCCTGCTCGAGTTCCTTGTTGAACCGGCATATCACCACGCATGA
- a CDS encoding ABC transporter ATP-binding protein has product MSHELLLNLRNLACGYQDQRVVQNLNLHLNAGDIGCLLGSSGCGKTTTLRAIAGFEPVHEGEISLGGEVISSAGFTLAPEKRRIGMVFQDYALFPHLSVADNIAFGIRKHPNKERVTEELLELVNLKNLGKRFPHELSGGQQQRVALARALAPEPQLLLLDEPFSNLDGELRRKLSHEVRDILKARGTSAILVTHDQEEAFAVSDHVGVFKEGRLEQWDTPYNLYHEPATPFVASFIGQGYFIRGQLGSPESVQTELGELRGNRAYTWPIGGAVDVLLRPDDIVYAPDSGLKARIVGKTFLGASTLYRLQLPTGAQLESIFPSHADHQVGADVGIRVAAEHLVLFQASGSTAAQIPAVENGVRRYSTAH; this is encoded by the coding sequence ATGAGCCATGAATTACTGCTGAACCTGCGCAACCTCGCTTGCGGTTATCAAGATCAACGTGTGGTGCAGAACCTCAATCTGCACCTCAACGCCGGTGACATCGGTTGCCTGCTCGGCTCCTCGGGCTGCGGCAAGACCACCACCCTGCGCGCGATTGCCGGTTTCGAACCGGTGCACGAAGGGGAAATCTCTCTCGGCGGTGAAGTAATTTCCAGCGCCGGTTTCACCCTCGCCCCGGAAAAGCGCCGGATCGGCATGGTGTTCCAGGACTACGCGCTGTTCCCTCACCTGAGTGTCGCGGACAACATCGCCTTCGGCATCCGTAAGCACCCGAACAAGGAGCGCGTCACCGAAGAGCTGCTGGAGCTGGTCAACCTGAAGAACCTCGGCAAACGCTTCCCCCACGAGCTGTCCGGCGGCCAGCAACAACGTGTCGCCCTCGCCCGCGCCCTGGCGCCGGAACCGCAACTGTTGCTTCTCGACGAGCCGTTCTCCAACCTCGATGGCGAATTGCGCCGCAAGCTCAGCCATGAAGTGCGCGACATCCTCAAGGCCCGTGGCACCAGCGCGATTCTGGTGACGCACGACCAGGAAGAAGCCTTCGCCGTCAGCGATCACGTCGGCGTGTTCAAGGAAGGCCGGCTGGAGCAGTGGGATACGCCCTACAACCTCTATCACGAGCCGGCGACACCGTTTGTGGCCAGCTTCATCGGTCAGGGTTATTTCATTCGCGGCCAGCTTGGCAGCCCGGAATCGGTGCAGACCGAACTCGGTGAACTGCGCGGCAATCGTGCCTACACCTGGCCGATCGGTGGCGCGGTGGATGTGCTGCTACGTCCGGACGACATCGTTTATGCACCGGACAGTGGCTTGAAAGCACGGATCGTCGGCAAGACCTTCCTCGGCGCCTCGACCCTGTATCGCCTGCAACTGCCGACCGGCGCACAGCTGGAATCGATCTTCCCGAGCCACGCCGATCATCAGGTGGGCGCGGATGTCGGGATTCGGGTGGCAGCGGAGCATCTGGTGCTGTTCCAGGCCTCCGGCAGCACGGCTGCGCAGATTCCCGCCGTGGAAAACGGCGTTCGCCGTTACAGCACCGCGCACTGA
- a CDS encoding PhzF family phenazine biosynthesis protein, with protein sequence MQLEFHQVDAFSDRPFSGNPAMVYRLDAWLADELMQKIAAEHNLAETAFLVREGQAWHIRWFTPTTEVPLCGHATLASAYVLFEIYKESAERLDFTCKSGPLSVSREGDRLWLDFPAIEAVEKGVTVEIERALNVQAVDVLSSNELFVVLESEQAVLDCTPDMVALAKLPWLGAIVTARGNQHDFVSRYFAPAIGINEDPVTGSTHCSLIPYWSKRLGKSSLTACQRSARGGELFCRLEGERVKIGGNATLVASGTLMLS encoded by the coding sequence ATGCAGCTCGAGTTTCATCAGGTCGACGCGTTCAGTGATCGGCCGTTCAGTGGCAATCCGGCAATGGTCTATCGGCTCGACGCGTGGCTCGCGGACGAACTGATGCAGAAGATCGCCGCCGAGCACAATCTGGCGGAAACCGCGTTTCTGGTGCGTGAGGGGCAGGCGTGGCACATCCGCTGGTTCACGCCGACCACCGAGGTGCCGCTGTGTGGTCACGCGACCCTGGCCAGCGCCTATGTGCTGTTCGAGATCTATAAGGAAAGCGCCGAGCGTCTGGACTTCACCTGCAAGTCCGGGCCGTTGAGCGTCAGCCGTGAAGGCGACAGATTGTGGCTCGATTTCCCGGCGATCGAAGCGGTGGAGAAAGGCGTCACCGTGGAGATCGAGCGGGCGCTGAATGTTCAGGCAGTGGATGTCCTGAGTTCCAACGAGCTGTTCGTGGTGCTGGAGTCCGAGCAGGCGGTGCTCGATTGCACGCCGGACATGGTCGCCTTGGCCAAACTGCCTTGGCTCGGCGCAATCGTCACCGCTCGGGGCAATCAGCATGATTTTGTCTCGCGCTATTTCGCTCCGGCCATCGGCATCAATGAAGACCCGGTGACCGGCTCGACCCATTGCAGCCTGATTCCGTACTGGTCGAAACGTCTGGGCAAATCCAGCCTCACTGCATGCCAGCGTTCGGCGCGGGGCGGGGAGCTGTTTTGTCGGCTGGAAGGCGAGCGGGTGAAGATCGGCGGGAATGCGACGCTGGTGGCCAGCGGGACATTGATGCTGAGCTGA